Genomic DNA from Acidobacteriota bacterium:
CGCCGGCCGAACTCGAAATCTGCACGCGCTGCAGGCGTTGGAGACGATCTCAGCCACGGCGATCCCCTGGCGGTGCCTGAAAATCCTGTGAAACTGGTCCCGGAGCTGGGCGGGAAGCTGCTTTTCGATGTCTTCCGCCTGCGCGCGAATTCTTGCGGCTTCATCCCGAAGCCCTGCGAGCGAGCCCTGCCACTCCTCATACTCCTCGCCATGTTTTTTCGCGAGCGGCTCGAGCGCCTCGCGCCGGGAGACGAGATCCTGGTCGATCTGCTCGATCTCGCCCATGATACCGAGCAGCTGGTCCTCGAGCTCCTTGGTCTTCCGCCTCGCCGCGTCGATCTCCTTCCATGCGGCGGAGTACTGGACCTGGTCCTTGACCTTCATCAGCTGGCCCTCGTACTTCGCGAGCTCCTGCTGGGCAGCCTCGAGATCTCTCTCGAGCGCGCGCCGGTCCTTCTCCAGTTTCTCTCTTCTGGCTTCCTGTGCCGAGATCGCGTCATTGGCCTCGGTGAACTCCCTGTCTGTCTCGGCGAAGCCCGGCGGTTTGTTCGTCAGTTTTCGCTCAGTTTCGGCCAGTTCGGCCATCACCTGCTGCAGCTGCCACAGGTTCTCCAGAGTCTTGCTCAACGTCGGTGGTCCTCCTGAAAATGAAAAGAGCGTTTCCGAAGAAACGCTCTTTTGCCTGCCTGGGCCCCTGACCCGAGGCACTTTCCGGGTCCGAGACATCGCGGTAATCTCATGAAAATCCGTTTATTCATTCCGTCCTTTGGTGGGTCCACCAGGATTCGAACCTGGGACCTGCCGGTTATGAGCCGGTGGCTCTGACCGCTGAGCTATGGACCCTTGGCGAATTCTATATCAGCGCTCGCGCAATGAAAAAGCCCCGCAAGCGGGGCTTTCATTCCGAAAATCCGGGTGGTCGGACTATTTGATCTCGACCCTGTCTCCGATTTCCATCGAGTATCTCATCCGGACGATCTTGCCGATCGAGCTGTGAGGCTGGGTCGTGACGACGCCGACCTCTCCCAGAACCAGCCGGGGTGCCCGGGGGTCGAGATTGGGCCGATAGACGGTCAGAAAGTCTCCTGGGGCAACATTGTCTTCCGACCCGAGATCGACCTGAACCATCATCCCTTCGCCGAGCGCGAAAACGTGATCTTTCGCATCGACGATGTATCCCGAAGACTTGCCGCTGGGGAGCTGACAGTGTCTTTCCCATTCATCCATGACCGCGAGAGGAATGGGAATTTGCGGCATCGGCCGGACGAAATCTCCGAGATGAACGGAATCGCAAGCCTGGGTGATCAACGCAGTCGTTCCCCGACTGTCCGAGCAGAGTATTCGTAGCTGCCCGATGTAACTGTACTGACGACCGATGGACTCCCCGGTGGCAGGATGAAGCACGATCGGACCGGAACGGACGATCATGTAGTCCTCCCCAGCGACCAGGTTCATCTCGCCTTCGAGGTAGACGATTTCCTCGACGGTCGCGCCGATGTCCTGCACGAGGGCTCCCTGGACGTATTTCACTTCGTTGTCTTCGAAGGAGGTGATCCAGTTCGGCCATTCTTCGTTCTCATGACCGAGGTAGCCGTAACAGTAGACATCGGAGACGAAAGCGAGTGCGAACGGACTCGGCGCGTCTTCGGCGTCGAAGTCGAACTCCTCCCCCTCGTCCGTCCACGCGATCATGCCCTCCTCGGAGCTGACCGCGGTCTCGCCGATGACCACAGTATCGGTCACACCCTCTCGAACGACCAGGAGCGGATCACCGGGGTAGATCCAGTGCGCGTCGAGAATGTAGGTGTTGTGTTCCCACAACTGCGGCCACAGATAGCCATCTCCGTAAAAAGTCTGCGCCAGTCCCCACAGCGTGTCACCCTGGTTGATGATGTAGACCTCGCTACCCTCGGGATAGACGGAGGGATCCGGAGGATTCCAGGCCGTCCAGTGTCCATCCACGAAATGGAGGTCCCGCGGCGGCGTCTCCGCGGCAGACGCACCGTACGCTATCAGCAGGAGGATCGAAATCACTCGACACACACGCACCACCATTATCCCCTCCTCTCGCAACTGAGAAGACCCGCCTCAAGGTAGCGGAATTCAGTGACGGTGTCAAATTGCAGCAGCGAACCGACTTCCGAAGCTTTTCAGATCCCCCGGGCTGTCCGAATCTGCGCGAGTTCTGCCGTCCGGCGCTCGTAGTTCTCCATCACTCTGGCCACGTATTGCCGCGTTTCCTGATAGGGGGGAATCCCGCCGTATCTCCGGACGGTCCCCTCCCCGGCATTGTAGGCGGCCAGCTGACGATCGAGGTCTCCCTTGAATCTCGATTCGAGGTACTTCAGGTACCGAGTTCCCGCCTCGATGTTCTGCTCCGGATCGAGCAGATTGCCCGCACCCATCCAGCGGCCGGTCGCCGGCATCAGCTGCATCAACCCGAGGGCTCCCCGAGGCGATCGTGCTTCCTTCTCGAAACTGCTCTCCGTTTCGATGACCGCCAACACGAGGATCGGATCGACTTCGTGCTTCTCCGCAGCCGTCGTGATCAGGTCGCCAAAAGGAATCGACTCGAACAGCATCTCCACAGCCTCGCCGGGATCGGCATCCACGGTCTCTTCGGGCGTCTTCTCCGGACCGGAGAAGCTGGAGAACAGCCGTTGAAAGATCGATCGTGGCTCCGCTTCGAAGGGCCCGGCCGTGGCGAACATCTCCATTCGGCTCTGCTCGGCGGTTTCCTCTGTCGAGGGGGTGCTCAGCCAGGCTCCGGCAACCAACGCGACTGCCGCGAGAACGATGATCGCGCGCCGGGACCGCTTCCACCGCATCAGATGCCGGGCAAAGCGGCGTAGGCTCCGAGATCGTTGGCTCATGGCTGCGGGAACGACCCTCTCGATCTTCATTATTGCAGACCTCAGCCGAGTCTGGAACCACCCATCGCCGCGAGAATGCGCGCGCTGATCAGTTCGTAGCCTTCCGCGCTCGGATGAAAGCGATCAGTACCCAGGCGATCGGCCAAAACGAACAGATCGGCCGTCGGTACGACCACCGCCCGATGCTTCGACAGCCGGGTCGCAAGCATGGCATTCCACCGGGCGACCGCTCCGTCGATCATCCCGCTCTGCTCCCGCTTCTGGAACGGATTGTAGAGCCCGATCACGAAGAGTCGTGCCCCCGGGTTGATCCTTCGGATCTCCCCGACCACTGCCTCCACCCGCGACACGATCACCTCCGGGTCGACGTCGACGAGCTCGGCTCTCGAGCCCCTGCTCTCGCTGAAGACGTCATTGGCCCCGATCGAAACGACGATCAGATTGGCTTCTGCGAGAGAGCCGGCAGCCGCGCTTCCGAGACGGGCCTGAAGATCGGCTGTTTTCGACCCGTTGACACCGAGGTTCAGGACCCAGTCGACCGTGGCACCGCGGCTCTCGAGCATCTCGCGGAGATTTCCGCCAATACCTTTGCCGGACGCGTCTCCCGTACCCCTCGCGAGGGAATCACCCAGCAGCGCGATCCGCCATTCCGTCACCACTTCGCCGCCGAGCTGACCGGCGTTGCCCTCGGGCGCCGGCAGCTCTC
This window encodes:
- a CDS encoding LysM peptidoglycan-binding domain-containing protein, which translates into the protein MVVRVCRVISILLLIAYGASAAETPPRDLHFVDGHWTAWNPPDPSVYPEGSEVYIINQGDTLWGLAQTFYGDGYLWPQLWEHNTYILDAHWIYPGDPLLVVREGVTDTVVIGETAVSSEEGMIAWTDEGEEFDFDAEDAPSPFALAFVSDVYCYGYLGHENEEWPNWITSFEDNEVKYVQGALVQDIGATVEEIVYLEGEMNLVAGEDYMIVRSGPIVLHPATGESIGRQYSYIGQLRILCSDSRGTTALITQACDSVHLGDFVRPMPQIPIPLAVMDEWERHCQLPSGKSSGYIVDAKDHVFALGEGMMVQVDLGSEDNVAPGDFLTVYRPNLDPRAPRLVLGEVGVVTTQPHSSIGKIVRMRYSMEIGDRVEIK
- a CDS encoding lytic transglycosylase domain-containing protein, which produces MKIERVVPAAMSQRSRSLRRFARHLMRWKRSRRAIIVLAAVALVAGAWLSTPSTEETAEQSRMEMFATAGPFEAEPRSIFQRLFSSFSGPEKTPEETVDADPGEAVEMLFESIPFGDLITTAAEKHEVDPILVLAVIETESSFEKEARSPRGALGLMQLMPATGRWMGAGNLLDPEQNIEAGTRYLKYLESRFKGDLDRQLAAYNAGEGTVRRYGGIPPYQETRQYVARVMENYERRTAELAQIRTARGI
- a CDS encoding GDSL family lipase, with translation MTISPASTLKWLAVVVSIALAGIFSWGLIAGLRADVGQPVGELPAPEGNAGQLGGEVVTEWRIALLGDSLARGTGDASGKGIGGNLREMLESRGATVDWVLNLGVNGSKTADLQARLGSAAAGSLAEANLIVVSIGANDVFSESRGSRAELVDVDPEVIVSRVEAVVGEIRRINPGARLFVIGLYNPFQKREQSGMIDGAVARWNAMLATRLSKHRAVVVPTADLFVLADRLGTDRFHPSAEGYELISARILAAMGGSRLG